Genomic segment of Niallia taxi:
CTTACTAAAATGGAGGAATCACCTATTACGACAGGCTTGCACAAATCGTATGTTTCTTGGTGTGCTAGTGCTTTAACAATAATCTCGGGTCCTACGCCTGCAGCGTCCCCCATTGTAATTCCTATAACTGGCTTCATCTTGATTTTCCCTCCTCTTTTGGAAAGTATTATTACTCAGCAATCAGTTGTTGCTGATCTGTGCCATTTAGTTTTTTTAATACTGTGCTCATTGTGTACTCATTACCGAAGTTACCTGCTTTTGTAACTGCGATTATCCCACTATTGTCTAATCTTCCAATTGGGATACCACTCTCGACTTCATCAAGTAAGTGAAAATACTCAATTTCAAGATGCTCAAGTACTTGCTGTGCAGTATCTCCACCTGTTAGGAAAAGTCGTTTCACCTGACATTCACGAATGATTTGTACGGCTATATTACCTATTGTTTTGGAAATATTATTGCTTATTTCCACTAATGTCAGTCCTCGATCTATCCCAACCCTTTGGGTTTCCTCGACTTTATCTGAAGAAAATAACACAACATTTTTTTGTGTGCGGATTGCTTCAACAGCTCGGTTTTTTATGGAATCAAGCTCTTCTTGTGCCCTACTTTCTCCTGATAAAAGGTTAATTGGATTACATTCAATTCCTTCGATTTGTTCATTATTTAAGAGATAACCCAGCTGAGTTCTCCCTATTTTGCTGACACTGCCGACAACGAATAATGCTGGTAAAATTGGCTCATTTGGCATGAAAGGTTTCTTTTCCTTGACTTTTAACTGAAAGAGTTTCGGTATATGTGCAATTAATCCAGATGAACCACAATATACTGTTTTATAGTTCATGAGATTAATAGCGTGCAATAACACTTCAAAATTCAGTTCTTCTACTGAATCAACAGTAATGTAGGAAACTCCTTCTTGCTTATACTTTTGCAAAGCCTTACAAACCTCGTCAATCCCACTTCGCAGCACGTCTTTATTAATATGGCCCACCTTACGTCCAGCCTGCTGTTCGATAATTTTCGTAATATTAGACTCAAGCACTGGTGTTTTCGGATCTTTAGCTACCTCTGTTTCATGCAGCAGTTTTCCATTTAAATAATGCAGGCCATTCGCGATTATTCGGTCGTTTTTCGGATATCCTGGTGCAATGACGATAAAGTCAGGGCATAATGCTTCAAAAAGCGCATTTAACTCTATTCCAATATTGCCTCTCATCGTGCTGTCGATTTTTTTATAAATTACATCAAATTTCTCTGCTGCTAATATGGATGCAAGCTCATATACTTTTTCATAGGCTTCTTCTTTTGATAAAGAACGGCTGTCTGTATTAAAAATGACCGTATCATTTTGTCGATTAATTCTGTCATTTTTCACAGAAACGACTACATTCAGCCCGTAAGGCACTAGCTGTGCACCGCAATCACTAGCACCTGTTAAATCATCAGAAATTACTGCTAATCTCATAGTTAACACACCACTCCCTAGCCAAGCAGCCTGCGATAAATCGCTTCCATTTCATCGGTGCTTACCTTTTTCGGATTATTGTTCAATAGCCTAGTAACTTGTGCAGCTGAAACTGCCAAACTCGGAATATCTTCTTCGACCACTCCATATGCTTGTAAATCCTGTGGAATCTCGAGTGTTGCAGTCCATTCCGAGATTTTTTCAATCACCTTTCGCGCTTTTTCCTCTGCCGACAGACCAGAAACAGCTAATCCCATAGGTTCTGCAACAAGTGCTAATCTTTCTGTACAAGCATCTAAGTTAAACTCCATCACATGTGGAAGCAGCATTGAGTTTGCAACACCGTGAGGAATTTTAAATTTACCGCCAAGTGGGTATGCTAATGCATGAACGGCAGCAGTGCCTGCACTTGTCAAAGCCATTCCTCCGTACATGGAACCAACTAGCATCTTTTCTCTTGCTTCTACTGATGATCCATTCTCATATGCCTCGACAATACTTGAAGCAATAAGACGAATCGACTCAAGTGCAAACATATCACTTAACGGATTTGCTTTATTTGAAATAAATGACTCTAATGAGTGAGTAAATGCGTCCATACCAGTCGCTGCAGTAATTGGCTTTGGCAATCCAACTGTCAATAGAGGGTCTAATACAACCAATGCCGGTAATAGGTGGTTGCTAACAATCCCGATTTTCAATTCCTCTTCAGGAATTGTCACAATTGCGTTAGGAGTAACTTCAGCGCCAGTTCCAGAAGTTGTTGGTATTAATACTGTAGGAACACCAGCCTTTTCCACCATATCAGTGCCTAAAAGCTCTCTGACTTGCTTATCATTTGTCATTAAAACAGACAAGATCTTCGTTGTATCAAGTACACTTCCTCCACCAATACCAATAAGAACATCGTACTTTGTATTAGAGGTTTGCTGAAAAACGTCCTCGATATTTTCAACCGTAGGCTCTGGAAGAATATCTAAATTAATATTTACATATATTCCTTGGTCTTCAAGCTGCTCCTTAATTGTTCCAACAAACCCTAAATCGCTGATGGAGGGCTGCGATATAATCAGCGCTGAATTTATGTTTTTACTTACTAGTTTGATATCATCCTTTAATCGTTTAAGGGATTCTTTACCTGCTATTATTTGTTTTGCTGTCTGAAAGCTATAAATCGGTTGCATTTTTCTTTTCCTCCCAGCCTATTAAACTTGTAATTTTGAATAACCAGAAACCATTTGTTTTACCACTTCAAGTCCTTCGCCTTCAAGCTCCTTAACGGGAAGTTTAGGAGGTCCAACATCAATACCTGATAACACAACTGCCTTTTTTAAGGCTGAAGGAAGCGTTCCATATTTAAATGTGTCTCGCAATGGCTGAAGCCTGCTTTGTGCTTTCTCTGCTTCTTCCAAATTTCCATTCATCCACTGTGTATAAATAGAAACAACTATTTCTGGCAATAAATTTGCGGTTGCTGCAACAGCCCCTGCTCCCCCTGCTTTTAATGTTTGTAGAATAAGCGAATCAGTTCCTGCCAATACGGAGAAGTCTTTATCCTTTGTCAGCTCGATATAGTGTTCAATATTTTCGAAGTTGCCGCTGCTGTCCTTAATACCGATAATGTTCGGAACATCTGCGAGTGCAGCTGCTGTTTCAGGCTCAATATTCACACCTGTTCTTCCTGGAATATTGTAAAGCAGCACAGGTAAGGATGTAGATTCGGCTACTTTTTTAAAGTGCTCCTTTAATTCTTCTTGTGATGGTGCGATAAAGTATGGCGTAATAACCGATAACGCATCTGCACCAAGCGCTTCCATTTCTTTAGACAGCTCGATCGATTCCTCTGTACTATTACCGCCAGCTCCAAGAATAACCGGAACTTTTCCATTAGCTGCTTCAATGACAGTTTTTGCGATCTTCAGTTTGTCTTCTTTATTAAACAAATGAAATTCTCCATTTGTACCAAGTGCAAATATGCCGTGTACTCCCGATTCTATTAGATGGCTGACAAGCTGATGCAGCACCACCTCATTAACTGTTTGATCCTGGCGTATTGGTGTCACGATTGCTGGAATAATCCCCTTAATATCCATAATAAACCTCCAAATAGTTGCATTTTTAAACAATTAACATTTTATGTACCGCTTACATTTTTCATTATAAAACTAAAGGTTTAAAAACTCAACACTTTTTTAGTTGAATTTTTAAACCTTTTTAAATCGTTGTATTTTGCAACGATTATTATTCTTTTAATTTTCTCCATAATGTTGTTCGGTTAATTCCTAATCGTTCGGCGGTTTTCGTCTGATTTTTGCCTTCTTCTAGCCAAACTTTTTGGATGATGCTTTTTTCTATTTCATCTAAGGTTCCTGTTAACGTCAAATCACTCGTCACACCAGCAGGTTCACCTTGCATTACTTCTGCAACATCTTCTATTTCTAAATAATATCCATTTGAAAATAACACACCATTATTTATGGTTTGTTTAAGCTGATTAATATTACCTGGCCAATTCCCTTGTTCTAAATACTCTTTTGCCTCTTGACGAAGGCCAACGACTTGCTTTCCATACCTTAAGTTTTGTTCATTGATGAAAACAGATGCCATCCCTTCAATATCTTCTTTTCTTTCCCGTAATGGCGGCATTACAAAGCTTACATCAGACAAAAGCTGATGAAGACTTTCCAAAAACTCACCTGTTTGGATTTTAGCAAAGATATTTTGGCTGCAAGATATGATAAAAAAGCACTCCTCTTTATGCTCTTTTACAAAGCGATATAAAACTCTTTGCAGTTCGATTGTCAAAAACTCGATATTTTTGATGAACACTGTTTTCTTATCATTTTCTGTATCAATCCGTGATAGCCAATCCAGCCAAGTCTCTTTTGTCATAAGCGCACAGTCAAATGTAATTAAATAAGAACTGTTTAGATGCATGTTACTTGCGTGTATATAGGAAGCTATATATTCTTTCCCTGTTCCTTTTTCACCGTTTATCCAAATGCTTGAATTCACTTGTTTACTATTTTGGATAAATGTAAAGATCTTTTGCACTTTTTCATTTTTAGACAGGAATGTAAGGCCATTGTTTCTTTTTTCATCACCAAATGATGTCAGAACGCCAGCTTGATTTTTCTCGTTAACGCCCAGTCTTTCCAGCTTGAAGACAGTTATTTGCTCATCGTTTCTATTTAGCTGCTCATGTAAGACCTTCCAGTGTGCTTCTGCGTCTGAAAGGAAGGAGGCATGCTTTTCACCAACCTGACTACCTAACAATTCCTGCAATTGCTCTTGCATGTTCGGCGTTACTTGTTCATTAAAAAGGCTATTGCTGTATATTCTTGTTTTATTGGCATCATAAACAGCTATTCCCAAATCAGATTGCTGAATCAGCTGATATGGCAAAGAATAAGTATCTTTTATTTTTTGATAAAATCCATATACCTTCTCGGCATTGCGGAAAGCTTTCATGACACTTTCTTTTCCTGATGTAAGCAGAATGCCATTCAAACCGGCACTATGTGCCATTTTGATTGTGACAGCATCTCCAATAATATTTTGATAGCCATTTAATTTAAGATTTTCCAGGATCGCGCTGATATCCTGCTCCTGTTTTACTTTGTAGGATGACATGCTAATATTTAAAATTTCACAAACCGCAGCAGCACCCTCTGCAATTTGCTCAAAACCTACGATTGCTGTTTTTCCAGGATATTTCTTTACAAGCGTTAATACGCGAAGCATATCATAACCGGAAACCTCTATTTCAACGACTGGTATACTCAGCTCCCGCTGAATGAGTTCTGCTGTTCCTCCTCTGCTTATAATAATGTCAAAGCCTTGCTTTTTCGCGGCTTTTGCTAGTGATAAGCCTTGGTTTAAATCACCAATTTCTGTCGTAATATCAAGCTTTTCTTTTTTTGCCAGCTGTGTAATTAATTCTTTTAGCCCTTCATATGGAGCTATTGCTAATACCTTCATTCCGTTCACCTTCTGTTGCATATTTAAACATACCACTACTATACCAAATAATTACACTGTTGAAAAAAGAAAATGCTACAAATATAAAAAAGACCACTTTCCCGTAAGGAAGTGGTCTTCCGATTTACCTCATTCACCTTCGCCAATTCTTCGCAATCTCTTCAATATCCCGTGGTGATGTTCGGCAACAGCCGCCAATAATGCTTGCTCCTGCTTTAAACCATTCTTTATGGTTCAAGCTGGAACAGACTTCCTCGCCATGCCATGTTTTTGTTTCAGGATTATATGTTTCACCCGAATTCGGATAGACGATTATTGGTTTATTTGTACTTTCTTTAAAATTTTTGATTGCTTCTGTAACGATCGGAGCTGGTGCACAGTTTAATCCAATTGCGGTAATTTGGTCATTTTCGCCAAACAAACTTCCACAATCTCTGATTAGCGTGCCGTCACTGATTTCTGTATCTGATTTTAAAGAAAAAGAGAGCCATGCATATGTATCTGGGAATTCACTTAGGATTTTTACTAACACTGTTGCTTCCTGCAATGACGGAATTGTTTCAAATGCTAATAGGTCAGCCCCTGCTTCAATTAATGCCGCCATTCTTTTACGATGGAAATCTGCCAACACTTCATCTGATACTCCGTAATTCCCGACATATTCGGATCCATCTGCCAAGTAGGCTCCATACGGTCCAACTGATGCTGCGACTAACGGCTTCGGCCTATTTGGGGTTGGGTTTGGCTGTTTATGCTCCTCCCAAAAGTCATCCCTGGCTTTTTTTGCGAGGGATACAGTCTTTTTTATTAACTCTAATGCGGCAGATTCTTGAATGCCTCTTTTGGCAAAACCAGCAATGGAGGCTTGATAGCTCGCGGTGATGACACAATCTGCTCCTGCTAGATAATAGTCCATATGCACCTGATAGATAAGCTCCGGATTGTCTAGAAGCACAGTCGCTGACCAAAGAGGATCATCCAAATTACAGCCATGTGCTTCTAATTCAGTCGCTAACGCTCCATCCAAAATCATTAGAGGGTATTCTGTTAATATAGTCTTAATTGGATTGCTGCTGAACATATTCTGCTTCCCCTTTCTTCTTAAGCTTCTTTGTGATGTAAAAGCTAATATAGCAGAATACGATAAACGGTATTCCACAATATAAGGCTATTCGTTGTGTTGGGTCAAAGGCTATTCCAATGCATGATGCAAGACAGAGTACAAAGGATGCGATTGGTACAAAAGGATAAAGTGGCGTCCGATAAACAAGATCGTCAACTGAATTACCTTCTTTTAAATACTGTTTGCGGAACAAAAACTGCGAAGCACTTATGCTCATCCATACAGCGACAACAGCAAGTCCAGAAATCGACACTAGTACGATATAAACGGTCCCTGGTGCAATAATGCTTGATAAAAGGGCCAATCCTCCGCCAAGCATGCTGAATACCACTGCATATACTGGAACACCGTTTTTGGATAGTTTTTTAAATCTCGGAGAAATAGTATTTTTATCTGCTAGTGACCATAGCATTCTTGATGATGCATAGAGTCCTGAGTTCGCTG
This window contains:
- a CDS encoding four-carbon acid sugar kinase family protein, whose amino-acid sequence is MRLAVISDDLTGASDCGAQLVPYGLNVVVSVKNDRINRQNDTVIFNTDSRSLSKEEAYEKVYELASILAAEKFDVIYKKIDSTMRGNIGIELNALFEALCPDFIVIAPGYPKNDRIIANGLHYLNGKLLHETEVAKDPKTPVLESNITKIIEQQAGRKVGHINKDVLRSGIDEVCKALQKYKQEGVSYITVDSVEELNFEVLLHAINLMNYKTVYCGSSGLIAHIPKLFQLKVKEKKPFMPNEPILPALFVVGSVSKIGRTQLGYLLNNEQIEGIECNPINLLSGESRAQEELDSIKNRAVEAIRTQKNVVLFSSDKVEETQRVGIDRGLTLVEISNNISKTIGNIAVQIIRECQVKRLFLTGGDTAQQVLEHLEIEYFHLLDEVESGIPIGRLDNSGIIAVTKAGNFGNEYTMSTVLKKLNGTDQQQLIAE
- a CDS encoding iron-containing alcohol dehydrogenase, encoding MQPIYSFQTAKQIIAGKESLKRLKDDIKLVSKNINSALIISQPSISDLGFVGTIKEQLEDQGIYVNINLDILPEPTVENIEDVFQQTSNTKYDVLIGIGGGSVLDTTKILSVLMTNDKQVRELLGTDMVEKAGVPTVLIPTTSGTGAEVTPNAIVTIPEEELKIGIVSNHLLPALVVLDPLLTVGLPKPITAATGMDAFTHSLESFISNKANPLSDMFALESIRLIASSIVEAYENGSSVEAREKMLVGSMYGGMALTSAGTAAVHALAYPLGGKFKIPHGVANSMLLPHVMEFNLDACTERLALVAEPMGLAVSGLSAEEKARKVIEKISEWTATLEIPQDLQAYGVVEEDIPSLAVSAAQVTRLLNNNPKKVSTDEMEAIYRRLLG
- the dapA gene encoding 4-hydroxy-tetrahydrodipicolinate synthase, whose translation is MDIKGIIPAIVTPIRQDQTVNEVVLHQLVSHLIESGVHGIFALGTNGEFHLFNKEDKLKIAKTVIEAANGKVPVILGAGGNSTEESIELSKEMEALGADALSVITPYFIAPSQEELKEHFKKVAESTSLPVLLYNIPGRTGVNIEPETAAALADVPNIIGIKDSSGNFENIEHYIELTKDKDFSVLAGTDSLILQTLKAGGAGAVAATANLLPEIVVSIYTQWMNGNLEEAEKAQSRLQPLRDTFKYGTLPSALKKAVVLSGIDVGPPKLPVKELEGEGLEVVKQMVSGYSKLQV
- a CDS encoding PrpR N-terminal domain-containing protein, yielding MKVLAIAPYEGLKELITQLAKKEKLDITTEIGDLNQGLSLAKAAKKQGFDIIISRGGTAELIQRELSIPVVEIEVSGYDMLRVLTLVKKYPGKTAIVGFEQIAEGAAAVCEILNISMSSYKVKQEQDISAILENLKLNGYQNIIGDAVTIKMAHSAGLNGILLTSGKESVMKAFRNAEKVYGFYQKIKDTYSLPYQLIQQSDLGIAVYDANKTRIYSNSLFNEQVTPNMQEQLQELLGSQVGEKHASFLSDAEAHWKVLHEQLNRNDEQITVFKLERLGVNEKNQAGVLTSFGDEKRNNGLTFLSKNEKVQKIFTFIQNSKQVNSSIWINGEKGTGKEYIASYIHASNMHLNSSYLITFDCALMTKETWLDWLSRIDTENDKKTVFIKNIEFLTIELQRVLYRFVKEHKEECFFIISCSQNIFAKIQTGEFLESLHQLLSDVSFVMPPLRERKEDIEGMASVFINEQNLRYGKQVVGLRQEAKEYLEQGNWPGNINQLKQTINNGVLFSNGYYLEIEDVAEVMQGEPAGVTSDLTLTGTLDEIEKSIIQKVWLEEGKNQTKTAERLGINRTTLWRKLKE
- the mmuM gene encoding homocysteine S-methyltransferase codes for the protein MFSSNPIKTILTEYPLMILDGALATELEAHGCNLDDPLWSATVLLDNPELIYQVHMDYYLAGADCVITASYQASIAGFAKRGIQESAALELIKKTVSLAKKARDDFWEEHKQPNPTPNRPKPLVAASVGPYGAYLADGSEYVGNYGVSDEVLADFHRKRMAALIEAGADLLAFETIPSLQEATVLVKILSEFPDTYAWLSFSLKSDTEISDGTLIRDCGSLFGENDQITAIGLNCAPAPIVTEAIKNFKESTNKPIIVYPNSGETYNPETKTWHGEEVCSSLNHKEWFKAGASIIGGCCRTSPRDIEEIAKNWRR